One genomic region from Athalia rosae chromosome 3, iyAthRosa1.1, whole genome shotgun sequence encodes:
- the LOC105691850 gene encoding Krueppel-like factor luna — protein MVADTSIFDMTDELLFSALGLQIEPTSDNLHQQLVSSPTLTTLSYNYETPCTTPLSEASDPSDDYNLTTLRETSEYYTNYSSSPEMLWNEWSCTNGSKSSSGCLSELSELSELDSELEWCLDRSWNTGLPERTPLCTPGCEGFLHLPLPPQRQVQQPHFQHDEPLLVLGIDLRALEDTLGTDHNNNQIDENLLVQSAANAALATHDYTNRNLANAAEDRCFPCTYQGCAKMYAKASHLKAHLRRHTGEKPFACTWAGCGWRFSRSDELARHRRSHSGIKPYPCEMCTKRFARSDHLAKHRKVHRKNSFPIFPGGPGKSFRTSKMNQVTTEM, from the exons ATGGTAGCCGATACATCGATCTTCGAC ATGACGGACGAATTGCTCTTCTCAGCATTGGGTCTTCAGATAGAGCCGACCTCTGATAATCTTCATCAACAGTTGGTCAGTTCACCAACCTTGACAACACTATCGTACAACTATGAAACACCATGTACAACACCACTGAGCGAAGCATCGGATCCTTCCGATGATTACAATTTGACTACTTTAAGAGAGACGTCTGAATACTATACGAATTATTCCTCATCTCCGGAAATGCTTTGGAACGAATGGTCCTGTACAAACGGCTCCAAGTCCTCATCCG GGTGCCTCAGTGAATTGAGTGAGCTCAGCGAACTTGACTCAGAGTTAGAATGGTGCTTGGATCGCAGCTGGAACACAGGTCTCCCAGAGAGAACACCATTGTGTACACCTGGTTGCGAAGGATTTTTGCATCTTCCATTACCACCACAGCGTCAGGTTCAGCAGCCGCATTTTCAGCATGACGAACCATTGCTGGTTTTGGGAATTGATCTTCGAGCACTGGAAGATACTTTGGGCACAG ATCACAACAACAAccaaatcgatgaaaatctacTTGTACAATCCGCAGCTAATGCAGCTCTAGCAACCCATGATTATACGAACAGGAACCTTGCTAATGCTGCCGAAGATCGTTGTTTTCCATGCACATATCAAGGATGTGCTAAG ATGTACGCAAAAGCGTCTCACCTGAAGGCTCATCTTCGTCGTCATACTGGTGAAAAACCATTCGCCTGTACCTGGGCAGGATGTGGATGGCGTTTTAGTAGATCGGACGAACTCGCAAGACACCGTAGATCGCACTCTGGTATAAAGCCATACCCTTGTGAAATGTGCACCAAGAGATTCGCCCGAAGTGATCACCTTGCCAAACATCGTAAGGTGCATAGAAAAAACTCTTTTCCGATATTTCCGGGCGGTCCAGGTAAAagttttcggacttcaaaaatgaaCCAAGTTACAACGGAAATGTAA